Genomic DNA from Sphingomonas hankookensis:
CGCCGCGAGGTGGTCGCCGACGGCACCCGCGACGGGGTGAAGGTCGCGATCTGCTGCGGAGTCAGCCCCAGCCCGGCCAACAGCGTGCGGCAATTCGCCTCGCGATACTGGGTCCCCTGATTGCGGTTCGCCAGATCGCACGGATCGGTCACGAAGCCGAACGTGCCCGTCGTCGGCAGGAACAATTCGCCGATATTGGGCGCGCGGACCGCCTGCGAATAGGAGCCGCGGAAGCGGATGTCGCGGATCGGCGCATAGATGCCGTCGAACTTCCACGTGCGGGTCGACCCCACCGTCGAATAGTCCGACACGCGGGCGGCGGCGCCGAACGACAGCAGGTCGGCGAACCGCATGTTGGCGAGCAGCGGCACGTTCACTTCGCCGAACACTTCCTTGACGTCGAAGCTGCCGGCGCTGGGCGGCAGCGCGGCGGAATCGCGAAACTCGCCCCGGACGCTGAACGGATCGGGGTCCGACCGGCTGCGCTCACGCCGATATTCCGCACCGAATGCAAAGCCGATCGGACCGCCGGGCAGTTCGAAGACGGCACGGCTGTCGCCCGAGATCGATCCCGACACGACATGCTGGTCGACCAGCGCGCGGCCGACATTGCTCGCCAGTACGAAATCGAGCGCGGCCTGCGACGCGACGCCGTTCCCCAGCAGGTTGAGCGGCCGGCACGGGCTGCCCGCCCCCGGGGTGAAGGTGGTCGCCGCCGGGCTGAGCGCCGACGGATCGAGCGTCGAGCGGCAGACGATCGATCCGTCCGGCGCGCGCACCGCATCGATCGCCGCATAATAACGGTCGCCGATCGGGTTCGACGTCTGCGACGACCGCGCGCTGGTGCGGCCATAGACGTACGAGATTTCGTAGCGCGTGTTCTCGGCGATCTCGCCGTCGAAGCCGACGACCCCGCGCCACGTATCGCGCCGCACCCGCTCGCCGCGAATGCCGAAGTCGAAATTGTCGCGCGAGATGAAGGCACCGTTGGGCGCCGCATTCGCGCCGAACCGATCGTTCAGGAACGCATTGTCGGGCATCAGATAGGTGTAGAAGTCAAAGCTCGGCTGCCCGACCGAATAGGCGCGGGTCCGGACGAACTTGCCCTCTGCGAAGAAGCGGACCTTGTCCGAAAATTCGAAGCTGGTCAGCAGGTTGGCGGCATGGCGTTCGATCGCCGGATACAGGTCGCCGAAATATCCCGCGGTCGGCGTGTTCGACGTGCCGCCGATCGCACGGCCGCTGCCGCCGGGCAGGAAGGTGCCGCCGTCATAGGGAAGGCCGCTGCCGGTGAAGTCGGGAATGCCGTCGAGGTTCAGGTCGACCGCGCCGTCGGGCGCGCTGTCCGCCCAGGTCAGGTTGGTGTAGAGTATGCGATCCGGAATGTTGGGATCGTCGAACGGAATGCCGTTCGCGCCCGGGCGGAAATCGTTGATGTTCTGCCACAATTCCTGGAAATGGTCGGGATCGCCGGAAAATGGCCGTGCAAAGCTGCTCAGCCGTTCGGTGTTGCTGTATTCATAGGCGGCCGTGACGTTGCCGCGTCCACCGGCGAAGTTCTTGCCGGCGACGATCGATGCCAGCTGGTTGCCGGCGTCGCCATCGTCCGAGATGCCGGCCTGCAATCGAGCGGTCACGCCTTCGAAATCGCGACGCAGCACGAAATTGACGACGCCCGACACGCCGTCGGCGCCATAGACCGCCGACGCGCCGCCGGTCAGCACGTCGACCTGCTGGATCAGGTCCTGCGGGATCGAGTTGATGTCGACCGCGGCGGTATTGGGGACGCCCGCCACGTGGCGACGGCCATTGACCAGCACCAGCGTCCGGTTCGTCCCCAGATTGCGCAGGTTCAGGAAATTGGCGCCGGTGCCGGCCAGCGGCGTCGGGCTGCCCCCGCCCGACCGCGCACCGCCGACCGATGCGCTGAGCGCGGGATTGCGGATCAGCACGTCGGTGATGTTGTTCAGACCGGTCGCCTCGATCGCGGCGGCGGTGACCGACACGATCGGGCTGGCAACCTCCAGCTCGGGCCGCACGATGCGCGAACCGGTCACGACGATCTCCTCGGCGGGATCGGTCGTTGCCTGTTCGTCGCCGACGGTCGCCGGCGCATCCTGCGCCGAAGCGGATGCCGCCGCCAGAACGGCAGCCATGGCGAGGACGCTGCGTGCGGCGTTCAGCCGCCAGCGCGATATCGGTTGCTTCATCGGTCGATCCCCCTTTTCAGTTTAGTATACCATATTAGGGCATGCGACCGGCGCGCAGTTCGCCCGGTCCTTTCGTCGCAACGGTACGAAACGGGTCATTTAGCGGGGCAGCGTTGTTGCCATGCAACACCCCGCCACATACCAGCAACAATTCGGAGCCGCTCCGGGCGGAAGCCGCGTTTCCCGGACCTCACCACGACCGGCACGAAAAAGGGGCGACACCGCATGGTGCCGCCCCTCTATCGCTTCCCGGCGACGGATCGCCGCCCGGGGCGTGCGCTTACATCTTTATGCGAGCGCCCGCGAACATGTAGCGGCCGATGACCTGCTGGATATAGGTCGTGTCGGCAATGTCCGCCTTCTGACCGAACACGTTGTTCACGCCACCGAAGAACTGGAAGCGGTCGGTCGCATCGACGCTGACATAAATATCGTGCTGCCACATCGCCTTGATGTACTTGTACTCGGGCGCAACGACGTCCGGGTTGTTCTCGTTCGTCAGATTGGCGTAGCGCAGCGTCTTGTCCATGAAGTTGACACCGTAGTTGACGGTGACATTCTCCAGCGACCAGGTCAGATCGGCATTCGCGCTGTACTTCGGCGCACGATACCCCGCTTCCTGGCGACGGTTGGTGACCGGGGCTCCCGGCGTGCCGATGAACTCCAGCTTGTCCAGATAGTTGCCGATCAGACGCAGGTTGAAACGGCCCGCCGAACCCGCATCGAAGGCGTAGTTGACGTTGACGTCCAGACCGGCGGTGCTGAAGCGCGCGACATTCTGCGGTGCGACGACGAAGCTGGTGATGTTGCCAACGGCCGCCGTGTTGCTGGCGACGTTGGTACGCGTGATCGACCGGCAGAAGACGTTGTCCAGCGTGGCCTGATCGACGCACAGCCGCGCGACTTCGTTGGCCGCGACCGTGTTGATCGCACCGCGCAGGTTGATGTCGTACCAGTCGGCACGCAACGACAGGCCCGGGATGAAGCGCGGCTGCAGCACAGCGCCCGCGGTCCAGGTCGTCGCTTCTTCCTCACGCAGCTGGCTGTTACCGCCCGAGAAGCCCGAGATGTTGGTCGAGCGCGCATCGACGTAATTGGCCGGATCGGCAACGCCCAGACCGCTCAGCAGCGTGCGGCAGTTCGCCGCGCGGGTCGCCGTGCCGTTCTGCAACTCGGCCCGATCGCACGGGTCGGTGATGAAGGCAAAGGTCTGCGACTGACCCGCGAACAGCTCGCCGATATTCGGGGCGCGCACCGCCTTCGAATAGGTGCCGTTGAAC
This window encodes:
- a CDS encoding TonB-dependent receptor plug domain-containing protein, whose protein sequence is MKQPISRWRLNAARSVLAMAAVLAAASASAQDAPATVGDEQATTDPAEEIVVTGSRIVRPELEVASPIVSVTAAAIEATGLNNITDVLIRNPALSASVGGARSGGGSPTPLAGTGANFLNLRNLGTNRTLVLVNGRRHVAGVPNTAAVDINSIPQDLIQQVDVLTGGASAVYGADGVSGVVNFVLRRDFEGVTARLQAGISDDGDAGNQLASIVAGKNFAGGRGNVTAAYEYSNTERLSSFARPFSGDPDHFQELWQNINDFRPGANGIPFDDPNIPDRILYTNLTWADSAPDGAVDLNLDGIPDFTGSGLPYDGGTFLPGGSGRAIGGTSNTPTAGYFGDLYPAIERHAANLLTSFEFSDKVRFFAEGKFVRTRAYSVGQPSFDFYTYLMPDNAFLNDRFGANAAPNGAFISRDNFDFGIRGERVRRDTWRGVVGFDGEIAENTRYEISYVYGRTSARSSQTSNPIGDRYYAAIDAVRAPDGSIVCRSTLDPSALSPAATTFTPGAGSPCRPLNLLGNGVASQAALDFVLASNVGRALVDQHVVSGSISGDSRAVFELPGGPIGFAFGAEYRRERSRSDPDPFSVRGEFRDSAALPPSAGSFDVKEVFGEVNVPLLANMRFADLLSFGAAARVSDYSTVGSTRTWKFDGIYAPIRDIRFRGSYSQAVRAPNIGELFLPTTGTFGFVTDPCDLANRNQGTQYREANCRTLLAGLGLTPQQIATFTPSRVPSATTSRRGTVGGNRNLAAEIATTWTAGVALQPRFIPGLTITADWYDIRIRDAINTPSPTQLAQLCVDQPTINNQFCANVFRSTTTGYVLGDGNDPQRRIGFNVGPANVAAFRTSGADFAVNYTVQPGKLGRFDFNVNAGYLDHISFVPTVGADVDDNTLEQYNPRWRGSGNITWTLDALSLNYGLVYFSKTRRFSVEELANNPDLSDPKFFFWPEMFQHDIRAEVRVNDRFRFYGGVNNLFEQTPIWGSLNYPISGVGRFLYAGATMRM